DNA sequence from the Halococcus salifodinae DSM 8989 genome:
CGGGGAAGATCATGCGCCGGCTGTTGGAGGACATCGCCAACGGCGAGGAACTGGGCAACACGAACACGCTCCGCAACCCGGAGATCGTCGAAGAGATTCAGCAGCACGTCGGGGGGAGCTGAGTCGAAATGTCGCGCCCGAAACCACGACGTCGAGTGGACGACGCCGCACAGCGACGGACGGTCAAACCGGACGGACACAGCGATGGAGAGATTCACCAATGACGGATAACCGCGCACGGACGACGAACGATTCTGGAACGGTCGAGACTGATGGTGGGGTGACGACGGAGCAGAACCCCACGAACTACCTCGATGCGGAAGTGAACATCTTCAGGCCGGAGACGGCGTTCATGCGGGATCACCTGAAACTGATCTGGGCGACGTTTCTCGCGTGGACGGTCGCGGTCTTCGGGCCGGTGACGGCTGCGCTCGTCGCTCCCGACCTGATGACCGAGACGATCGTTCTCGGCTTTCAGTTGCACGTTCTCCTGACGGGTATCGGCGCGCCGTTCGGCGCGCTCGTCCTGTCGGCGGTGTACGCCTACCGACGCGACAAACTCGACGAGAAATACGGCATCGAGCACGGACAATCGACGGGGACAGCGACAGACTCGACGGCAGCAACTGACGGCGGTGAGAACGCATGATCATGGATGTTCTGTTGCAAATCGCGCCCGACGGACTCAACGTCGGCTTCAAACTCATCCCGGCGCTCACGACCATCGGGATGTTGGTGGCCTTCCTCGCAGTCGGCTTTTTCTTCCGCGTAGCCGACACGGACAATCTCTGGGTCGCTGGCCGCTCGATCGGAAACATCGAGAACGGGATGGCGATCGGTGCCAACTGGATGTCGGCGGCGTCGTATCTCGGCGTCGCAGCGACCATCGCCACGCTCGGGTACTTCGGGCTGGCGTATCTCGTCGGCTGGACGGCGGGGTATTTCATCCTCCTCATCTTCCTCGCCTCGCAGTTCCGTCGGTTCGGTAAGTACACGGCACCGGATTTCGTCGCGGACCGGTTTTACTCCGACACCGGCCGCGCCATCGCGGCGGTGACGACGCTGTTCATCGCGTACGTGTACGCCGTTAGCCAGGGACGTGGCATGGGGCTGATGTCGATGTATCTCTTCGGCACGAGCTACACACAGGGCGTGATCCTCCTCATGGGCGTCACCATCGTCTACGTTGCCCTCTCGGGAATGCTTGGCACGACCAAGAACATGGCAATACAGTACGTCATTCTCATCATTGCCTTCCTCGGCGGACTGTACGCAGTCGGCTGGACGCAGGGCTACTCGACGGTGCTGCCGTATCTCGAATTCGGTGACGAGGCGACGATCGTCGCGGAGCAGATCGCTCGCGAGTTCACGGCTCCCTTCGCCAACGCCGGCTACTACGAGTGGGTGGCGCTGTGTTTCACCCTGATCGTCGGCACCTGTGGGCTGCCACACGTGCTGGTGCGTTTCTACACGGTCGACAACGAGCGGACGGCTCGGTGGTCCTGTGTCTGGGGGCTGTTTTTCATCTGCCTGCTGTACTGGGGCACTGCCGCGTACTCCGCGTTCGGCACGCTGCTGTTCGACCGGAGCGAAGCGCTGTCGTTCCCCTTCACCTCGGAGCAGGGTGATGTCGTGGTCGTTCTCACGGCACAGCTCGCCAACCTTCCGGAGTGGCTCGTCGGTCTCGTCGCCGCCGGAGCGGTCGCAGCGGCGCTGGCGACGGTTTCAGGGCTGTTCATCTCCGGCTCGTCGGCTGCCGCACACGACATCTACACGAACCTCTACAAACCCGAGGCGACCCAGCGCGAGCAGCTCATCGTGGGCCGGCTGACGATACTCGGACTCGGGATCCTGGTCGCGGCGACGGCGATCGCCGACGTCGGCGTCATCGCCTCCCTCGTCGCCGTGGCGTTCGCGATCGCCGGTGTCGTGATGTTCCCCGTGTTCTTCCTCGGGCTCTGGTGGGAGCGCACCACCCGCGAGGGCGCGCTCGCCGGGATGCTTGTCGGACTGGCGATCTCCGTCGTGACCATCGTCAACGACTACGCTGCACAGGTGATCGGTGGCGAGGGTCCTCTCGTGCCAGCACTCAACGCAGTGTTGCCCGCGACGTCGACGGCGCTCATCGGCGTGCCGGTCGTGATGGCCGTCATCGTCGCGATCTCACTGGTCACTGACGATCCGCCAGAAGAGGTCAAGCGTCTGGTTCGCCAGTGTCACAGCCCAGAACCGATGAGCCGGATGGAAAGTGCCGAAGAGGTTGCCACCGACGGTGGCGAGCACACCGACAGAGCGCGAGCCACGTCAGCACGAGGCGCTACCGATGAGGGAGACGATGACCGTTCTCGTTGAAAACGGTCGAAGCGTCTCGGCGCTTCGGTTCCCTGCAACCATCGATGCCGGCACGAGCGGCCCTCACCGGTGGCGCACTCCGTCGGCCTCGACCGGAGCGATTGCCCCGCTCGGAGGCCGATGAGATGGGTTTCCGTGAAGCCCTCGAACACCACGTCAGCGAACACCGCTCCGGCATGCTCGTCGATCTGGTGTTCGCGTGCAGTTGGGTGACGATGGTCACCGTTCTGTTCGGGCTGCTCGATGGTCCACAGTGGGCCTACTACCTGTGTATGCTCGCGGGTGTAGTTGCCTACTACGGGTTTTTCGCGTCCGTGGCGATCGCACGAGACAACGAGACGATCTCGTAGGTGTCCGAAACCCTCGTCGACACGCCCGAGGAAGATATTTGCGATAGTTGATTGGATCCGATGGCGAGGCGATTCGGCGACGGATCACCGATCCGTGATCTGAGAGCTTCGGGAGGCTTCCGTTGCCCACACGAGAGTCACAACGGCGGTGTTCAGATACGGCTGAACAGTGAGGCGCGGTGTGATTTCAGTGATCCATGCGGAAATCCACCCGCCTCAACGGTTGTTTGGACNGCGGTGTTCAGATACGGCTGAACAGTGAGGCGCGGTGTGATTTCAGTGATCCATGCGGAAATCCACCCGCCTCAACGGTTGTTTGGACGGGATCGAGTGAGGTTTTGTTAAGCGAGAAGCAACGCCGCGGCTGTTGATGAAGCAGAGTATTCAGTTGCATCTCGCCGGCCTTTCGCTTTCGAACACTGTCTCGATTCTCGACGTATTCGGCGTTAGTCGCGCTCGATCCACCATCCATAACTGGGTTCACAAGGCGGAGCTACAGCCCGAGTCCGGCAAAACGCCGGATCACGTCGCGGTCGACGAGACCGTGATCCGACTCGACGACGAGCGCTACTGGCTGTACGCCGTGGTTGATCCCGAGTCGAACGAACTGCTNGAGACCGTGATCCGACTCGACGACGAGCGCTACTGGCTGTACGCCGTGGTTGATCCCGAGTCGAACGAACTGCTGCACACGAAGCTTGAACCGACCAGAAACACCGCTCTCGCTCATGGCTTCTTCGCCGAACTCCGTCAGAAGCACCACGTCGATGACGCCACGTTTCTCATCGACGGCGCGACACCGCTACATGAAGCCTGCCGCCGCCACGGCCTCGATTTCCGCTCCGAACGACACGGAAATCGTAACAGCGCCGGACGTGTCTTCTGTGAGGTGAAACGACGTACCGCCTCGTTCTCGAACTGTTTCAGTCATGCCGGCGCAGCAACTGCCGACGAGTGGTTGCGATCGTTCGCCGTCGCATGGAATCTGCTTGTCTGAACACTACCGATGGAGAACACGCGCGTAGCAACACGCCCATGTGCAGATGTGTCATTCTTGAGCGAGACTTCTCCGTGACGATCCATACCACTACCAACACCAAACTGAAAATTCCACCCAGCGAATGGTTACTATGGATTCGAACCGACTCACCGGAATCGGGTTCACTCTTTTCGGCGTATCACCCCTCTACGCTTGCGGATGCACAGCCGTACTGAGGGTGTTCACATGATTCTGGGAGGGACCATGTGGCAGGTGAAACCAGCATCATAGACCGACTGCCCGACCCGATGGATCGATAATCGACACTACCTCCCACGATTCAGTTGAGTTGATTTGCTTGCAACCGAGCGATTTGGGTCAGTTCCTCGATCCGGGCATCGCGAGAGGG
Encoded proteins:
- a CDS encoding DUF4212 domain-containing protein, with amino-acid sequence MTDNRARTTNDSGTVETDGGVTTEQNPTNYLDAEVNIFRPETAFMRDHLKLIWATFLAWTVAVFGPVTAALVAPDLMTETIVLGFQLHVLLTGIGAPFGALVLSAVYAYRRDKLDEKYGIEHGQSTGTATDSTAATDGGENA
- a CDS encoding sodium:solute symporter family transporter, with the protein product MIMDVLLQIAPDGLNVGFKLIPALTTIGMLVAFLAVGFFFRVADTDNLWVAGRSIGNIENGMAIGANWMSAASYLGVAATIATLGYFGLAYLVGWTAGYFILLIFLASQFRRFGKYTAPDFVADRFYSDTGRAIAAVTTLFIAYVYAVSQGRGMGLMSMYLFGTSYTQGVILLMGVTIVYVALSGMLGTTKNMAIQYVILIIAFLGGLYAVGWTQGYSTVLPYLEFGDEATIVAEQIAREFTAPFANAGYYEWVALCFTLIVGTCGLPHVLVRFYTVDNERTARWSCVWGLFFICLLYWGTAAYSAFGTLLFDRSEALSFPFTSEQGDVVVVLTAQLANLPEWLVGLVAAGAVAAALATVSGLFISGSSAAAHDIYTNLYKPEATQREQLIVGRLTILGLGILVAATAIADVGVIASLVAVAFAIAGVVMFPVFFLGLWWERTTREGALAGMLVGLAISVVTIVNDYAAQVIGGEGPLVPALNAVLPATSTALIGVPVVMAVIVAISLVTDDPPEEVKRLVRQCHSPEPMSRMESAEEVATDGGEHTDRARATSARGATDEGDDDRSR